GGTGTCCGGAGATCTCGGGCTGACCGTGGTGGGCGCTGACAGCGGTGGGGACCGGAAACCTGCTCGAAACGTTAAGGCCGTCGATGGAGCCCGTCAAGGTCGAACACTTCCGGAAATCCATCGTGTGACCTGCGGCGTACCGATGCCCTTCAGTTCGAAACTTCCGAAGGTTGGTGCCGTTGGCAGATCAGGAGATGGCTCGATCGCAGGTGGAGACCGGCAGGGCCGGTCGATCGTGGCGGCGCCGGGCCGGTGTTTCGGGCCGCACCCGACCCCTCGCCGCCGCGCGGACCGGCTCATCTGCCGCTCGCCGCGCCTCAAGTGCCGTTCGCCGCACCGGGGCGACCGCTCCCGGCGACTGTGTCGTCGCTCAGGCGTGACCCGGTGGTGCGAGAACTACAGTCGGCAGGAGCGCGTCCAATCGATCACCACGCATGTCATGGTGAGGAGCGAGCCGATGACTGTCCCCGCCGGCGTCGAGGTCACGGGCCCGATGCACCCCCGGTACGACGAGATCCTCAGCCCGGAGGCGCTGGCCTTCCTCGCCGATCTGCACCGCGCCTTCGACCCGCGTCGCCGGGAACTGCTCGCGCTCCGGCGACAGCGTGAAGCCGAGCTGGCCAACGGCGGGCTGCTGGACTTCCTGCCCGGGACCCGGGAGATCCGCGAGGCCGACTGGCGGGTCGCCGAGCCGGCACCGGGCCTGATCGACCGCCGCGTCGAGATCACCGGACCCACCGACGCGAAGATGACCATCAACGCCCTGAACTCCGGCGCGAAGGTGTGGCTGGCCGACCACGAGGACGCCAACACCCCGCTCTGGGAGAACGTCATCTCCGGTCAGCTCAACCTGCGCGACGCCATCGACGGCAAGCTCGCCTTCACGTCCCCCGAGGGCAAGCACTACGCGTTGCACGACGGCGAACTGGCCACGATCGTGGTACGACCGCGCGGCTGGCACCTCACCGAGAAGCACATCCTCGTCGACGGTGAGCGCACCTCCGGCAGCCTCGTCGACTTCGGGCTCTACTTCTTCCACTGCGCGCGCCGGCAGCTCGACCGCGGCGCCGGACCCTACTTCTACCTGCCCAAGATGGAGAGCCACCTCGAGGCGCGACTGTGGAACGACGTCTTTCTGGCCGCTCAGGAGAGGCTCGGCATCCCGCGCGGCACCATCCGGGCCACAGTGCTGATCGAGACCTTCCCGGCCGCGTTCGAGATGGACGAGATTCTCTACGAGCTGCGGGAGCACTCCGCCGGGCTGAACGCCGGCCGGTGGGACTACATGTTCAGCGTGATCAAGAAGTTCCGCACCCGGGGCGCGGAGTTCCTGCTGCCGGACCGCAACGCGGTGACGATGACCGTGCCGTTCATGCGGGCGTACACCGAACTGCTGGTGCGGACCTGCCACCGACGCGGCGCGCACGCCATCGGCGGAATGGCCGCCTTCATCCCCAGTCGACGCGACCCGCAGGTCAACGAGACCGCCCTGGCGAAGGTCCGCGACGACAAGACCCGCGAGGCCGGCGACGGTTTCGACGGCTCCTGGGTGGCCCACCCGGACCTGGTGCCGATCTGCCGGGAGGTCTTCGACGCGGTGCTCGGCGACCGGCCGAACCAGCTCGACCGCACCCGCGAGGACGTACGCGTCGTCGCCGCCGACCTGCTCTCCGTGGGCGCCACCCCCGGCCCGCACAGCGAGACCGGGCTGCGCAACGCGATCAGCGTCGGCGTGCAGTACCTGGCCAGCTGGCTGCGTGGCTCCGGCGCGGTGGCCATCTTCAACCTGATGGAGGACGCCGCCACGGCGGAGATCTCCCGCAGCCAGGTGTGGCAGTGGCTGCACAACGACCTCACCCTCGACGACACCGGCGCCCGGGTCACCCGGGAACTGGTCGAGCGGATCGCCGACGAGGAGATCGCGAAGCTCCCCGGCGACCCCGGCGACTACGCCGCCGCCCGGGCGCTGTTCATGGAGGTCGCCGTCGCTGACGACTTCGTCGACTTCCTCACCGTGCCGGCGTACGAACGGATGCCCTGACCGACGACCGACCCGACGCGCGGAGGTGGGCGATGAGCACAGCCAGAACGGACCTCGAAGCTCTCACCGCCGCGCTGCGAGCCGCCATCGGCGCGGACCGGGTGATCAGCGACCGACAGCAGCTGCGCACCTACGAGTGCGACGGGCTGGCCCAGTACAAGGTGGTCCCGGCCCTGGTCGCCCTCCCCGCCGACGCCGCGCAGTGCGCCGCCGTGGTCCGCGCCTGCGTCGCCGCCGACACCCCGTTCGTGGCCCGCGGCTCGGGCACCGGGCTTTCCGGGGGCGCGCTGCCGCATGCCGACGGCGTCCTGATCGTCACCTCGCAGATGCGGGAGATCCTGGAAATCGCCCCGTCCGACGAGCGGGCGGTGGTGCAGCCCGGCGTGATCAACCTGGCGGTCACCCGGGCCGCCGCCCCGCACGGCTGGTACTACGCGCCCGATCCGTCCAGCCAGCAGATCTGCTCCATCGGCGGGAACGTGGCGGAGAACTCGGGCGGCGCCCACTGCCTGAAGTACGGCTTCACCACCAACCACGTCATCGGCGTGGAGCTTGTCGCTCCCGACGGCGACCGGGTACGCCTCGGCGGCCGCGCGCCGGACGCCCCCGGCTACGACCTGCTCGGAGCGTTCGTCGGCTCCGAGGGAACCCTCGGCATCGCTACCGAGGTGATCGTGCGGCTGACCCGGTTGCCCGAGTCGGTGCGCACCCTGCTGGCCGCCTTCTCCAGCACCGACCAGGCGGGCGCGGCGACCTCCGCGATCATCGCGGCGGGGGTGGTGCCGGCGGCGGTGGAGATGATGGACGCGCTCGCCATCTCCGCTGCCGAGGAGGCCGTGCACTGTGGCTACCCGGCCGGCGCCGGCGCGGTGCTCATCGTCGAGCTGGACGGACCCGAGCCGGAGGTGGCCGCCCAGTTCGACCAGGTCGTACGGCTCTGCCGGGACAACCGGGCGTTCGAGATCCGGATCGCCGCCGACGACGCCGAGCGGGCGCTGTTCTGGAAGGGCCGCAAGTCCGCGTTCGCCGCCGTCGGGCGGATCAGTCCCGACTACATCGTCCAGGACGGGGTCATCCCGCGCACCGCCCTGCCCGCTGTGCTGCGCCGCATCGGTGAACTCTCCGCCGAACACGGCATCCGGGTCGCCAACGTGTTCCACGCCGGTGACGGCAACCTGCACCCGCTCGTCCTGTTCGACGCGGGCGTCGACGGGCAGACCGAACGCGCCGAGGAGGTCTCCGGCGCGATCCTCGACCTCTGCGTGAGCCACGGTGGGTCGATCACCGGAGAGCACGGCGTCGGCATGGACAAGGCGAAGTACATGCCGCGCATGTTCACCGACGACGACCTGGACACCATGCAGTTGCTGCGCTGCGCGTTCGACCCGGCCGGTCTGGCGAATCCGGGCAAGGTCTTTCCCACGCCCCGGCTCTGCGGCGAGATCCCCGGTCGGCGCAAGGGGGTCCACCCCGCGCAGGAGGCCGGTCTGGCGGAGGCGTTCTGATGTCCGCCGACGCGATCCTCGACCGGCTCCGCGCCGCCGCCCGGGAGACCGCGACCGACGGTCCGCGGCCCGACGGCTCCGAGTCGGTCCGGCCGGCCGGCGAGCACGACGTGATCGCCGGGATGCCCGCCCGCTACGTCGCCACACCCCGCGGCACCGCCGGGGCCGCGACCCTGCTGCGGGCAGCCGCCGCGTGCGACCTCGCGGTGACGGTCCGCGGCGCGGCCACGAAGCAGTCGTGGGGAAGCCCGCCCCGGCGACTCGACCTGATCCTCGACACCACGGCGCTGGCCGGGGTGGTCGAGCACGCCGCCGGTGACCTGATCACCGTGGTCCGGGCCGGCACCCGCCTGGACGAGCTGGCCACCACCCTGGCCGGCGCCCGCCAGCAGCTCGCCCTCGACGCGCCGCTGCCCGGCGGCACCGTCGGCGGGGCGGTCGCCACCAACGCCAGCGGACCTCGCCGGATGCTCTACGGCACAGTGCGCGACCTGATCATCGGGGTCACGCTGGTCCGCGCCGACGGTGTGGTCGCACACGCCGGAGGCAAGGTCGTCAAGAACGTCGCCGGCTACGACCTGGCCAAGCTGGTCACCGGCGCGTACGGCACGCTCGGGTTGATCACCGAGTGCGCGTTCCGGCTGCACCCGCTGCCGTCCGCTGTCGCGTACGTCACCTGTCGGACCGACGACCCGGTTGAGGCGGGACGGCTGGCCGGCGCCGTACGCGCCGCGCAGCTCGTGCCCACCGCCCTGGAGGTGGACGCGCCGGCCGGTGGGGGAGCGTCGGTGACTGTGCTGCTGGAGGGCACCGCCGCCGGGGTGGCCGCCCGGGCGGAGGCGACCCGTCGGCTCCTCGGCGGCGACGCCACCGCTTCCGACGCGCCTCCGGACGGCTGGGGCCGGTACCCGTGGCGGGACGGCGACATCGGGCTGAAGCTGACCGCCGCGCTCTCCGGCGTACCGCGGCTGCTGGCCGACGCCCGGGCGGCGGCCGACCGGCGTGGTCTGCCGCTCGCGCTGCGCGGCTCGGCCGGCGTCGGGGTGCTCTACGCCGGGCTGCCCGGCACGGCCGACCCGGAGCGGGTCGCCGGCCTGGTCGACGCGCTGCGGACGGCGAGCGCCGTCGTCGCCGGGCACACCGTGGTGCTCACCGCGCCCCCGCCCGTGCGGGACCTCGTGGACCTGTGGGGGCCCGTCGACGGTCTGGCACTGATGCGCCGGGTCAAGGAGCGCTTCGACCCCGATGCCCGGCTCGCGCCCGGCCGATTCGTGGGAGGGATCTGAGATGTCCGTTCCCCAGCAGCCCGAGCAGCGGGATCCGGCGAACACGGTCCGGTCCACGGAGACGGCGCCGCTCAGCTCGCCGGGCGGAACGCGGCCGGCCACCGGGCCCCGCGACGTGCTCGGCCTGGCCGCCCAACCGCCCGGCCAGGGCGCGTTCGACGCGCACCACCCGCCCGCCGCCGAGCTCGTCTCGGACTGCGTGCACTGTGGCTTCTGCCTGCCCACCTGCCCCACCTACGTGCTGTGGGGCGAGGAGATGGACTCGCCGCGCGGGCGGATCTACCTGATGAAGGAGGGCCTGGAGGGCGAGCCGCTGTCAGACTCGATGGTCACCCACTTCGACCAGTGCCTCGGCTGCATGTCCTGCGTCACCGCCTGCCCGTCCGGCGTCCGCTACGACCGCCTCATCGAGGACACCCGCCAGCAGGTCGAACGCCGGCACCACCGAGGGCCGCGGGAGCGGGCGCTGCGGGCGGCGATCTTTGCGCTCTTCCCGTACCCGCGGCGGCTGCGGCTGCTGCGCGGTCCGCTGCGCGCGTACCAGGCCAGCGGAGTACGCCGCCTGCTCCAGCGGACCGGGCTGCTGCCCAGGCTGGCGCCCACCCTGGCGGCGCTGGAGTCCCTGGCCCCCCGGCTCCGCAGGCCGGAACGCCCACCGCGG
Above is a window of Micromonospora coriariae DNA encoding:
- a CDS encoding FAD-linked oxidase C-terminal domain-containing protein, with product MSTARTDLEALTAALRAAIGADRVISDRQQLRTYECDGLAQYKVVPALVALPADAAQCAAVVRACVAADTPFVARGSGTGLSGGALPHADGVLIVTSQMREILEIAPSDERAVVQPGVINLAVTRAAAPHGWYYAPDPSSQQICSIGGNVAENSGGAHCLKYGFTTNHVIGVELVAPDGDRVRLGGRAPDAPGYDLLGAFVGSEGTLGIATEVIVRLTRLPESVRTLLAAFSSTDQAGAATSAIIAAGVVPAAVEMMDALAISAAEEAVHCGYPAGAGAVLIVELDGPEPEVAAQFDQVVRLCRDNRAFEIRIAADDAERALFWKGRKSAFAAVGRISPDYIVQDGVIPRTALPAVLRRIGELSAEHGIRVANVFHAGDGNLHPLVLFDAGVDGQTERAEEVSGAILDLCVSHGGSITGEHGVGMDKAKYMPRMFTDDDLDTMQLLRCAFDPAGLANPGKVFPTPRLCGEIPGRRKGVHPAQEAGLAEAF
- a CDS encoding FAD-binding oxidoreductase, whose protein sequence is MSADAILDRLRAAARETATDGPRPDGSESVRPAGEHDVIAGMPARYVATPRGTAGAATLLRAAAACDLAVTVRGAATKQSWGSPPRRLDLILDTTALAGVVEHAAGDLITVVRAGTRLDELATTLAGARQQLALDAPLPGGTVGGAVATNASGPRRMLYGTVRDLIIGVTLVRADGVVAHAGGKVVKNVAGYDLAKLVTGAYGTLGLITECAFRLHPLPSAVAYVTCRTDDPVEAGRLAGAVRAAQLVPTALEVDAPAGGGASVTVLLEGTAAGVAARAEATRRLLGGDATASDAPPDGWGRYPWRDGDIGLKLTAALSGVPRLLADARAAADRRGLPLALRGSAGVGVLYAGLPGTADPERVAGLVDALRTASAVVAGHTVVLTAPPPVRDLVDLWGPVDGLALMRRVKERFDPDARLAPGRFVGGI
- the aceB gene encoding malate synthase A produces the protein MTVPAGVEVTGPMHPRYDEILSPEALAFLADLHRAFDPRRRELLALRRQREAELANGGLLDFLPGTREIREADWRVAEPAPGLIDRRVEITGPTDAKMTINALNSGAKVWLADHEDANTPLWENVISGQLNLRDAIDGKLAFTSPEGKHYALHDGELATIVVRPRGWHLTEKHILVDGERTSGSLVDFGLYFFHCARRQLDRGAGPYFYLPKMESHLEARLWNDVFLAAQERLGIPRGTIRATVLIETFPAAFEMDEILYELREHSAGLNAGRWDYMFSVIKKFRTRGAEFLLPDRNAVTMTVPFMRAYTELLVRTCHRRGAHAIGGMAAFIPSRRDPQVNETALAKVRDDKTREAGDGFDGSWVAHPDLVPICREVFDAVLGDRPNQLDRTREDVRVVAADLLSVGATPGPHSETGLRNAISVGVQYLASWLRGSGAVAIFNLMEDAATAEISRSQVWQWLHNDLTLDDTGARVTRELVERIADEEIAKLPGDPGDYAAARALFMEVAVADDFVDFLTVPAYERMP